In Plasmodium relictum strain SGS1 genome assembly, contig: PRELSG_00_v1_437, whole genome shotgun sequence, the following are encoded in one genomic region:
- a CDS encoding gamete antigen 27/25, putative, with the protein MSDSVKQENIPCIGNPSFEQCKIASYLEFEITVRYLSKLKEESSDEDKKKALNNYDAIAQDIDKFEKDCKLYKVPKEMQYPMAYRISNRLYDYCFDEPLTEQYSLKLKEIFSVEEDTFQKVFLEALKEKDNKYKKKIIDNINLIKEYLKEKGESKGIALSEEKLQNAATRIRGFLNDFFSFSIIPSRTFPVEPDDGSPPL; encoded by the coding sequence ATGAGTGATTCCGTAAAACAAGAAAATATACCATGTATAGGAAATCCATCTTTTGAGCAATGTAAGATAGCTAGTTATTTAGAATTCGAAATAACAGTAAGATATTTATCTAAATTAAAGGAAGAAAGTAGTGacgaagataaaaaaaaagctttaaataattatgatgCTATAGCACAAGATATTGataaatttgaaaaagaTTGCAAACTTTATAAAGTACCAAAAGAAATGCAGTATCCAATGGCATACAGAATAAGTAATCGTCTATATGATTATTGTTTTGATGAACCATTGACAGAGCAATATTCCTTAAAATTAAAGGAAATTTTTAGTGTGGAGGAAGATACATTTCAAAAAGTTTTTTTGGAGGCATTAAAGGAAAAGgacaataaatataaaaagaaaataattgaCAATATAAATTTGATAAAAGAGTATCTTAAGGAAAAGGGAGAATCTAAGGGAATTGCATTATCCGaagaaaaattacaaaatgcAGCAACCAGAATAAGAggttttttaaatgatttcttttctttttctataataCCTTCCAGAACTTTTCCTGTGGAACCTGATGATGGAAGCCCACCCTTATAA